TCGCTGGAAAAGCCACATGAACATCAGGGTGATGACGACGCTGGACATCACGCTGGGCGTGTAGTAAGCGGCCCGGAAAAACGTGATGCCCCGCAGCCTCTGGTTGAGCGCCAGTGCCAGGGCCAGAGAGAGCACGGTCTGAGCCGTGGTCACCACCACGGAGAACGTGATGGAGTTGCGCAGGGCGGTAAGAAACCGGGGCTCGGTCATGATGGCGGCGTAGTTGCGCAAACCCACCCAACTCGGGGCCTCGAAGAGGTTGTACTCGGTGAAGCTGAAGTAAAACGTGCGCATGAACCCGTAGACGAAGAAGATGACGAGCGTGAAGAGGTAGGGGAGCAGGAAGACGTACGCGGTGAGCGCCTCCTGAGCTTTCTCGGTCAGCAGTGGCCGCCCGCGCCCCCTTCGGCCCGCTGCGGTTGTGAGCGTACCGGCTCCCAACGACTGCAACCCCCCCAGCCCCGCCGTCTGGCCGTTACGGGCCTCTCCGGGCCGGGGTGGGGCACGCCCCCTGCGGGCGGCAACCCACCCCCCGACCGTTTTCGTTCGTCAGCGGCTGGCCAGCTCGTTCAGCTGGCGCTGCGCCTGCGCCAGCGCCTGGTCAACGTTCATCTCGCCGCTCATCACGGCGGTGAGCGCCTCGTTCACCGGCGTCATCCAGTCGCCGCCGTAGCGCCCGAACTGGAACGGGTGTACGTTCCCGTCCGAAGCGCCCTGGAACACCACGAGGTTGGCCTTCGCCTCAGGCGTGTCCTGCTTGAAGTAGGGGTCGTTCAGCAGCGACTTCCGGCTGGGCAAGGCCAGCCCGCGGCGGAGCACCCACTGCTGGGCCTCGGGGCTGGTCAGCGCCTCCAGCACCTTGAACGCTTCTGCCTTCACCTTGGAGGCCGCGTTGACGGACCAGGAGACCGTGTAGATGAAGTTACCGCGCTGCCCGGTCCTGGGATTCTTCGGAATCAGCGTGGCCCCGTAGCGCAGGTTCGGAGCCTGATCCCGCAGGAAGCCCAGGATCCAGGCGCCCTCGATGGCCGTTGCCACCTTCTCCGTGGCGAACGCACCGCCGCCCCAACCCTGCCCGATGTCGGCCGGCTGGATGGCGACGCCGCTCTTCACCAAGCCGGTGTACCACTTGAACGCCTCAACGAAGCCCGGCTGGGACAGATCGCTTTTGCCGTTGTCGTCAAACAGCTTGAAGCCGGCCGAGTAGGCGAACGCGCCGAAGCGAGCGTACTCGGGCGGCAGGGCGATACCGTAAATGCCGTCCTCGGGCCGGCTGACCTTGCGCAGCTTCTCGGCGAAGGTGTCCCACGTGTCGTTGGCGTCCGGGTAGGCCACGCCGGCCTCGTCGAACAGGTCCTTGTTGTAGAAGACGGCCAGGGTGTTGAAGTCCTTGGGGATGCCGTAGATCTTGCCGTTGTACGTGAACCCGGCCAGCAACTTGGGGAGGATGTCATCCTTGCGCAGCACGTTGGACTTGGCCAGGTACGGGTCGAGCGGCTCGAGCTGCCCGGTCCGCATCAACGGCTCGGCCCAGAAGATGTCCACATAGAACAGATCGGGAGCGGTCCCGGCCGAGAGGCTGTTGAACAGGTAGCCGGAGAACTCCTCTGCGATGGGTTCGTACTTGACCTCGATGTCGTACGGCTTGACGGCAGGGCGGACGAACCGTTCGATCAGCTCCTCCACGATGGCGATGTCGGTGCCGCCCCAGCCCGATACCCGCACCACGGTGCTGGCCAGCGCCGGCACGCTCGCCACGAGCACCACAAGCCCGGCGGCCAGCACGCGCCCGAATGCCCGGTTGATCCTCAACGTGGCACGCTCCTTTCCAGTCGCGGCTCACAGGGCCTTCGCTTCGGTCCCAAGGATGTCCGCTGAAGTAACTCTGTTGCTGCCCGCAGCATCCCCCCTTCGGCGCCGGTGGCCTACCCTGGGGCGGGCCCGGTGGAGGCCCGAACCACCAGTTGAGGGCGCAGCAAGACTCGAGAGGCCGACGTCGCGTCGCCCCGCTCGATGAGCTGCACCACGGACTGGGCTGCCGCCAGCCCGACCCGGTGGCGAGGCTGGTGGATGGTCGTCAGGGCGGGAACGGCCCGAGCGGCGTCCTCAATGTCGTCGTAGCCGACGACGGAAAGCTCGGCCGGCACGGCGATCCCCAGTTCGCGTGCCGCCCGCAGCACCCCGAGGGCCATCAGGTCCGACGCGGCGAAGATGGCGGTCGGCCGGGGCGTGACCGAGAGGAGCCCCAG
This portion of the Bacillota bacterium genome encodes:
- a CDS encoding ABC transporter substrate-binding protein; this translates as MAAGLVVLVASVPALASTVVRVSGWGGTDIAIVEELIERFVRPAVKPYDIEVKYEPIAEEFSGYLFNSLSAGTAPDLFYVDIFWAEPLMRTGQLEPLDPYLAKSNVLRKDDILPKLLAGFTYNGKIYGIPKDFNTLAVFYNKDLFDEAGVAYPDANDTWDTFAEKLRKVSRPEDGIYGIALPPEYARFGAFAYSAGFKLFDDNGKSDLSQPGFVEAFKWYTGLVKSGVAIQPADIGQGWGGGAFATEKVATAIEGAWILGFLRDQAPNLRYGATLIPKNPRTGQRGNFIYTVSWSVNAASKVKAEAFKVLEALTSPEAQQWVLRRGLALPSRKSLLNDPYFKQDTPEAKANLVVFQGASDGNVHPFQFGRYGGDWMTPVNEALTAVMSGEMNVDQALAQAQRQLNELASR